Proteins from one Monodelphis domestica isolate mMonDom1 chromosome 6, mMonDom1.pri, whole genome shotgun sequence genomic window:
- the LOC103104362 gene encoding butyrophilin subfamily 3 member A2-like isoform X6: MKPLFLPDLIFIFLVLLLWPLSEEFTVIGPQQPIVALVGTEVTLPCYLHPQLDATYMEVIWFHGQNSSLVHRYKNAQDYLKYQHPDYRGRTEFLWENISHGSVALRLHQIRPSDEGKYRCFFESPSHYHEAEFQVSVTGIGSAPHIYIDGVGYKRLHLVCTSTGWYPEPEVQWKNHKEEPLSGGSVTMKKVNGLFSVETSITVSANSKENVSCVIGSPHQSQKKEAHIAWSDGWFSNIFFWIVTWIVSMVILVIIMLFIIVFLSCKLKKAKVILNEKRGKDRLFQGAHSLKGETACKQPCTNRIWMGLIWLQLLTKSHLLSCETMRSMALPLLLDYRGLTLEQTLMSWLMCCAKRIISGRECRRKEEMGVG, encoded by the exons AGGAGTTCACTGTGATAGGACCACAGCAACCAATTGTTGCCTTGGTGGGCACAGAAGTCACACTCCCTTGTTACCTCCACCCCCAGTTGGATGCTACCTATATGGAGGTGATATGGTTTCATGGCCAGAACTCAAGTCTGGTACATCGCTACAAAAATGCACAAGATTATTTGAAATACCAGCATCCGGACTATCGAGGGAGGACAGAATTTCTTTGGGAGAACATTTCTCATGGCAGTGTGGCCCTGAGGCTCCATCAAATCCGTCCCTCTGATGAGGGGAAGTACAGGTGTTTCTTTGAAAGTCCCTCTCATTATCATGAAGCAGAATTCCAAGTGTCTGTGACAG GCATAGGCTCTGCCCCTCACATATACATCGATGGTGTTGGATATAAAAGGCTCCATCTAGTGTGCACATCCACAGGATGGTACCCAGAGCCTGAAGTGCAATGGAAGAATCACAAGGAGGAGCCCTTGTCAGGAGGAAGTGTAACTATGAAGAAAGTGAATGGGCTCTTCTCTGTTGAAACATCAATTACAGTGTCTGCCAATTCCAAAGAGAATGTTTCTTGTGTCATTGGAAGTCCTCATCAAAGCCAAAAGAAGGAAGCACATATCGCTTGGTCAG ATGGCTGGTTTTCAAATATCTTTTTCTGGATAGTGACATGGATTGTGTCTATGGTCATCCTTGTAATCATTATGCTTTTCATCATCGTTTTTCTGAGTTGTAAGCTCAAAAAAGCCAAAG tgaTATTGaatgaaaagaggggaaaagatagACTGTTCCAGGGAGCTCACAGCCTaaagggggagacagcatgtAAACAACCATGTACAAACAGGATCTGGATGGGATTAATT TGGCTCCAACTCCTAACAAAGTCACATCTCCTTTCCTGCGAAACAATGAGGAGCATGGCTTTGCCTCTTCTCCTTGACTACAGAGGCCTGACTTTGGAACAAACTCTGATGTCGTGGCTCATGTGCTGTGCAAAGAGAATCATCAGTGGGAGAGAAtgcagaaggaaagaagaaatgggtGTTGGGTGA